TCGGGATTGCCTTCCCCGGGTACGGCGAACGTTCTTGTTTGGCTGAGGTTGCATTTCGTGCAGACTTTAACTTCTTCTGCTATTTTTTCAAGCTGTTCGCTTTTGCTCAATTCATTTTCCGTTTCTGTTGTTTCAGCATGGACGCTGCTGATTTTTTTTTCGGCTTCATCCTCTGAGCTTTCAAGCTTCTGAGAGATTCCTTCACCTTTAACCGCGAATCCCCCGCTGAAAAAATTGTCAATATCAAGAAGCTGGTTTATTGCTTTTTTCTCTTTTTCCATGCTGAAGAGTTTATTGTATCGCTTTTATCTTTCAAGCAAAATACCTTCATCTAATCCGTCAAGGTTGAATTATAATCTGGTATTTTAATTGACGCCGCAAGTTGAATCCGGTATTTTATTAGAATAATCATTTATTTGGAGAATACAAATGGCTTCTAAAAATAGGAAATCTTTGTTGGTGTTGGCTGTTTTAGCAGTTTTTATCTGTGTTTCTGTGTTTGGTGTTAAGCTTACTGTTCAGAGAAAAGCACAGGCGAAGGTTGATGCCGTTTTTGCAGGCTGGGAAACCTTCTGCGATATCGAATATGACAAAGTGAACACTTCCCTTATGCGGCAAAGCGTATCGATTGAAGACGTTAAACTGTCTTCCCCGTTTTTAGGGGGAAGTATCGGAAGCGTTAGAATCAGCGACTACAAACCCGGTATTGAAGTTCAATTGCCAAACGGCCAGACAAGGCCTATCCCGGAATCTATGGATGTCAGTTTCGAGGAAATTGCAGTTCCGGTAACGAAGAATTTAGAGAGCCTTTCAAATAATCCTCTCGTAGCGGACGAACTTTTTCAAGAGATCAATTCGGTAGTGGAATCTTTAGATCTGGGGGATGAGATTGTGATAAATTACAATATCACATCTAATTCAGATTTTGAGAAAAATGAGCATTTCTTGAATGCCTCTTTGGATTTTGAAGGAGTTTTTCAGTTTACTGAAGAGGTTAAGGTTTCCGGTTTTGATATAGCCAAGTTTCTGGTTAAGGCCAAAAAGCTTCAGGATCAGGGTGTTAAAAATCAGATGCCCCATTCCGAAATGCTCGAGATAGCTTTGGAGCATATATCTTTTGAGCTGATAAATGAAACACTTATAGACAAGATTTTTGCTGCAGCTGCCAAACAGGCCAATCAGACTCCTGAGGTTCTCAGGCAGCAGGCCTCAGCTCAAATTGTGAATGCCCAGCCAGGAGCCAATGCGCCTGATATTGCACGTCAGCTTTCAATAGCTTTGCTTGAGATGATAAACGGAGACAGGAAGAGATTAAAAATTTCAGCATCGCCTCAATCTGCTGTCAGGATTGAAGAGCTCGTTAATGCCCAGAATGTTGAAGAGGCTGTAGAGAAGCTCTCTTTAAGCATAAATTGAGGTGTGGCGAGAGTCTTCAGCCGAGAAGGTAGCCGTTGTAAACCTCAGTAGCAGCGCCTGTCATATAGATATTCCCGTCCTCTTCACACCAATGAAGCTCTAAGTCTCCACCGGGCAGGTGGCAGAGCACAGCCCTCTGACTTTTTCCGTTGAGAACACTTGCAGCAAGACACGCGCAAGCTCCTGTACCGCAGGCCATGGTTATCCCGGAGCCTCTTTCCCATGTTCTCATTGTTATCTCCTCAGGCGTGTTTACCTTTACAAAATGCACGTTGGTTCTTCTCGGGAATATGGGGTCTGTTTCTATGAAAGGCCCTATCTTTCCCAGCTCCAGCCCTTCCAGATCGTCGCAGAAGAACACTGCATGCGGGTTGCCCATCGAAACGCAGGTCATCCGGAGCTGTGCGCCGGAATACTCGTAGGGTTCATCTACAACCCTTTCACCTTCAAAATTTACTGGGATTTCATCTGGCGAAAGAACTGGCCTTCCCATATTAACGCATACACTTTCAGCGATACCCTCTTCATCCGGAATAATACCAACTTTCAGTATGCCGCTGCCGGTTTCAATATTCAGTGAATGCGGGCAGGGACGCTGGCCGGGAACAGAAAAGCTTGTCCCGGGTTCGGCAAGCTTGTGGTCGAAGGCGTACTTGGCTACGCAGCGGATCCCGTTTCCGCACATCTCTGATTCGCTCCCGTCTGAATTGAACATTCGCATACGCACATCTGCCGTCTGCGAGGGGCATATCAGGATCAGTCCGTCAGCACCAACTCCGAAGTTTCTGTCGCTTACCCATCTTGCTAATTCTGCCGGGTTCTCCACTGTCTCTTCAAAGCAGTTTATGTAGACATAATCGTTCCCGAGGCCCTGCATCTTAGTAAATTTCATTTGTTTTTCCCGCTTTTTTATAAATATTTCAATTTTTCACAGCATTATATGTAAATATTCTTGCATTTCAATTTTTATATGTCAAAATAATAATAGAAGTTTACCGCTGTAAACTCAATAAGAGCTGTCGTGGTAATTACTTTTGCAGGAAATGGTAATTAAGTTGATGTAATTTTTTAAAGTAAGAGGTGTAACTATGAATACTCCAAGGGAGAACTGGGTTCGAGCAAGAACCCCCGAGCAAAAGGAATTTCGCACCGATGAAATTCTGCAGTCTGCTGATAAGATCTTTCAGGAAAAAGATTTCGAAGAGATAAGTCTTAACGAAATCGCCCGGGGAGCGGGGATCAGCAAACCTAACATTTACAGGTATTTTTTAACCAAGGAAGATATCTTCCTCAGACTGGTAATTAAGTATTTCGATCTAATGCTCGACTATCAGGCCAAAAATCTTTCCGGTGTTAAAAAGGGCAATGCTAAGGTCTTTGCTTCTGCATGGGCGAAAAATACAATGGAATGCGAGAGGTTTCTCAGGCTGGTTACCAGACTCGGCGCTTCACTGGAGAGATATTCTTCCGAAAAAGGTCTTTTCAACTACAAGAGCAGGCTTTTCCCCCTAATCGAAAAGGGAGCTGAAATTATACAAAAATACTTCCCTGACCTTTCTGTAACTAAGTGCCAGAAGTTTATTTATTATCATTATGGAATGTCTGCCGGATTGATGTCTTTAATAAAGCCTTCAGCTAACCTGCAGAAAACGATGGCTATGCCCGAATTCAAAGAGTACAAGCTTGATGGTGAAAAGCTTTACGTTGATTCAGTTTACTACCTTTTAGACGGGTTGGTGAACAAGGGCTGAAAAAGAAATAAAAAGCCTCCCGCAAAAAGGCGGGAGGTTTTGTGTTTGCCATTTGTTTTTTCAGCTTTCTGAAATAATGTCCTTTACAACGTCGATTACCATACTTTTGGATTCATTGCTGAAAAAGAGGATTCCGCTGCCTTCCTTAGACCTAATAAGGGGGCAGTCATAAAGGTATTCTCTTTGGAGTGAAGGTTTTTCTCCGTTTACAGAAGGCCGCTCGGAGTCTTGGAGATCTGTCTGTATTTTCGCAGGTTCTTTGTCCGTATTTACGCCGTAGAAAGTAAGATTGCCATCTTCAATTGAAGCAAACTGTTTTTCAAGATAAGCCGAGAAAGCCTCAAAATCTTTGTATTTATAGCTCAGCCCTGTAACCATTGCTACAGGCCCTTTCTCTTTGTCGAATATGAGCCTGCTGCCGTTTGCCCATCTGCCTTCATCTGTGGTTTGTCCGTCCTTCGGCGAAAACCCTTTTATTCCAACCCATACTCCGCCTGTTTTGAAAATTTTCCAGCCGCTGCTTAGCCTCATATTAGAGGAAAGGCCAGATGACATTATTAGTTCAACTGCACCTTCGGGATATCTGCTTCGATTTGGCATGTAAAGAGTAATATTTTTATTTTGAACAGAAACTAAAGAGTTGTATTCTCTTATCTCGTTTTCTCCGTTTCTCAGTACCGGATAGATAATGCTCCCCGGGCTGCTTTGAAAAGTCAGGCCGCTCATAATGTTCTCGAAGGCATCTGAGGCAATATTCATTTTTTTTTCATCTTCAAACCCACTAACAGCTTCTGGTGATGCAATTACTGATGATTGGCAGTAATAATTTGTTACATATGAGTATGAGAGGAATTTTTTCCCGTCTTTATCAAGGTACTCTCTGCCTTGCTTTTCGATAATATTTGCAGGGTAGGCAGATATTGAAACAAAGCTCTTTCGAGGTTTTTTGCCGAGTGCTGTTGCCAAAACAACATCTGGGAGCTGATAGTTTGTTGTTGCGGAAACATAGATCCCGAAGTCGTTTGCATACACATCTTTTTCGGTTTCGAGCCATTCATTGCTGCTTCCCACAAACGGTGCTGTGTAATACCGCCATTTATCAGATTGGGAATAGATATCTGAAGATTCGAAATTCATCCCTGTTCTTGCTCCAGCATAAACCCCGTTGTAATGCAGGTGAGACCAGTCTGCGAGGATAAAGGTAATAAGAATATCTACCTTTCTTTTTAGGTCGCTGTCTTTTGTGAAATCATAAAGATTAAACAGGCTAATCAGGATAGAGGCCTGATCAGGGCTTGAGAAAATTTCCGGAAACAATCCGAATTTGCAGTGTTCAAGAACAAATAGTTCCAAGAATTCAGTCCATAAAGCATAATGATATTCGATTGTTTTGCCGTCGCTGAATTCTGCGGCCTTGAACTTCTGCTCATTTCTTACTGCTTCTATGCAGAGGTAGGTTCTTATCCAACGCTTAATTGTTTTGCTTTTATTTCCTTCAACTGCCCATATCAGCTCCCCCTGGACTTCCTCCGAATTGCTCATAACTGAAGCGTACGTAAAGAAAACCGACTCAAGCTCTTTAGCAAGGGTGCTGCTGAGCTGAGCGTGCTTGCCCTGATTTTTATCCGGGTGAAACTCGAAATAAAGCCTCAGCCACCAGTCCAAGTCCTCTTCAATATCCTGTACACTCTTTTCGTCAGCGTCTTTAGCGGCAGAGCCGAGCTCGCCCTGCAGGTAGCTGAGCATATCTTCGTTCGCGTTTAAGGCGTCGTTGTTTAGAAACAGCGAGCTGAAACCCTTTATGCTAATCGGCGTATTCTCGCCGGCAAGACCTGTCATACACAATCTTCTGGCGTTGATCTGGCGCATCTTTCGTTTTGTTTCAAGCGAACTTCCTGAAAGCCCTGCAATGCTAAGAGCTGCCGGCAGCAGTAAACTGAGCAGAATAACTAATATTTTTCTGTTGTCTGAGATTATGTCTTTCATATATCAAACTCCGCTGCTAAGAAAGTGTGGTCGCTTGGTTTATGTTTTTTCCGGGGCTCTAAATCCACGAAGCATTTTATGCTGCGTTCAGATAGAGGGGCGGTTGCCAGTATATGGTCAATACGCCAGCCTTTGTTGTTTGGGAAAGAGCCCGCCCTATAATCCCAGAATGTATAGATAACATCTTCCGGGTAATGTTTTCTGAGGATGTCTGTGAATCCCCAGTTCATAACATCCTTAAAAGCGTCCCATGTTTCCTGTCTGAAGCATACGTGGCCAAGTAGCCCTTCAGGGTTGTGAACATCGATGTTTTCTGGTGCAACATTCATATCTCCAAGCCACAAAACGTTATCTTCCGGCGAGAATTTTCTGCTGAAAAAGGCCTTAAGTCTTTTGTACCAATCGAGCTTGTACTGAAATTTATCCGAATCCGGACTGTTTCCCTGTGGGATGTAAGTATTAACTATATTTATTTCAGGATACTGGGCATATACCAGCCGGCTTTTGTCTTCAGGCTCAGTATCCAGCCCATATTCCACTTTCAAAGCCTCTTCGCGGGACAAAACTGCCACCCCATTATAGCTCTTCTGTCCGCTGAAATAT
This window of the Sedimentisphaera salicampi genome carries:
- the dapF gene encoding diaminopimelate epimerase, encoding MKFTKMQGLGNDYVYINCFEETVENPAELARWVSDRNFGVGADGLILICPSQTADVRMRMFNSDGSESEMCGNGIRCVAKYAFDHKLAEPGTSFSVPGQRPCPHSLNIETGSGILKVGIIPDEEGIAESVCVNMGRPVLSPDEIPVNFEGERVVDEPYEYSGAQLRMTCVSMGNPHAVFFCDDLEGLELGKIGPFIETDPIFPRRTNVHFVKVNTPEEITMRTWERGSGITMACGTGACACLAASVLNGKSQRAVLCHLPGGDLELHWCEEDGNIYMTGAATEVYNGYLLG
- a CDS encoding TetR family transcriptional regulator — translated: MNTPRENWVRARTPEQKEFRTDEILQSADKIFQEKDFEEISLNEIARGAGISKPNIYRYFLTKEDIFLRLVIKYFDLMLDYQAKNLSGVKKGNAKVFASAWAKNTMECERFLRLVTRLGASLERYSSEKGLFNYKSRLFPLIEKGAEIIQKYFPDLSVTKCQKFIYYHYGMSAGLMSLIKPSANLQKTMAMPEFKEYKLDGEKLYVDSVYYLLDGLVNKG
- the xth gene encoding exodeoxyribonuclease III, with translation MLTATFNANSIRTRKEIIKDWLEEKSPDILCIQETKVQDKDFPSSFFEDIGYNVYFSGQKSYNGVAVLSREEALKVEYGLDTEPEDKSRLVYAQYPEINIVNTYIPQGNSPDSDKFQYKLDWYKRLKAFFSRKFSPEDNVLWLGDMNVAPENIDVHNPEGLLGHVCFRQETWDAFKDVMNWGFTDILRKHYPEDVIYTFWDYRAGSFPNNKGWRIDHILATAPLSERSIKCFVDLEPRKKHKPSDHTFLAAEFDI